CCGGCCGGACCCTCCCGCCCCTCCCAGActcccccgcccctcccccgccccGTCCCGCCCCTCAGGCCCTTCCCGCCCCTCCCCTTCGCCGCCTCCCGGCTCTCCCGCCCCTCGCgtcccctccccgcccctcgggtcccctccccgcccctcAAGGTCCCCTCCCGGTCCCCTCCGGCCCCTCCCGGTCCCCTCTGCGCCCCCCCCGCCCTCACCGTCCCCTCGGGCCGCTCCAACCGCCGCTCCCGCCTCAGGCCGCTGCCGCTACGCACTGACGTCACATCCGGCGGCGCCCCGTGCTGACGCCACTTCCGGCGGCGCGCGCGCAGAAACCACCGAGGCGCAGGCGCggagcggcggccgcggggggGCGCTCTGGGATCATAGAGAGGAGCCGGGTCCTCCCAGCGCCCGCCGGGTCCTCCCAGGTGTTCCCGGTCACCGGGAAACGGCTCCAGGTGCTCCCGGGAGCCCCGGAAACACCTCCGGGACCACCCCGGGGCTTCCCCGATCCCCGGAAACACCTCCGGGAACACCCCGGGGCCTCCCCGATCCCCGCACAGCGCCTGCAGGGCCCTCCCGGCATCCCCCGCTcacctggacacctccagggtctcccaaaaattcccccccgTGCTCCCCCAACCCTCCGGATTTTATCAAAGGAGCCTCAAAGAGACCAAAAGCGGCGATTCCGGCCCAAAATCGAgcccaaaaaatggggattttttattaaatccatgggaaatgttaaaaatgtaaCGGGTCAGAAGGTCGGGAAGGGAAACCAGGGGAAAGCAGCGGAGAAAGAGGCGGAGACTGGGGAAAAACGGGAGGTTTGGAATAGAAAGGATTTGGGggcaaaaaaatggggaaaaaattgagattttggggcaaaatccAAGTTGGGGGGCACAAAGGAGGGAatgaggagaaaggagaggaatTTGAGGGCAAAACCGGAGGATTTTGAGACAAAAAGAGGAacttgggagggaaaaaaatggtgaaatttagggaaaataaaaggatttgGGGCAAAACCGAGAaatttgggaaggaaggagagatttagggagaaaaatggggaattagggaggaaaaaccaggaatttcCCGCCCATtatgcaaataaaacaaactccCGCCTAAAATGCAATTAAGCAGATTTCTGATTTGCATAAATGGAGGATTGGCCACGCCCATATGCAAATGAAGTTGAGAAGGCCACGCCCCCTCAGGTTTAAAGCGGCGGGGGTGAAATTGGGGCCTCATTTTTGGGGCAAAACCgcgggaatttggggttttctcGCGCTCCCCACAATCCTGtccgggggggggaggggctgagccccattttgggggtgaatttgggggtcccgacCCCTCCTCAGGCCTCGTCCTCGCTCAGGAGGAGGTTGGGGACCCCCTTGGAGATGGGGAAGCGACGCCCGGAGTCCGGGCACTGCAGGGAGCCCTCGAGCACCTCCACctgggatgggaatttggggggtcagggggggttttggggggtccctgggggttttggggaccccccccgggggttttggggaccccccatACCTCGAGCAGGACGTGGTGGACGCGGCGCAGGAATTCCTCGTCGCTCTCGGAGTTGgggaggggctcggggggcAGCTCCGAGGGGCGCCCCAGCTTGGGGGGGCACAAagggggggtcactgggggggtttggggtcactgggggggtttggggacccccccccaaattgTTGCCCCTcattaaaaacccccaaatctgaGATTTCTCCTcattccccaaaaatttggaggattctgagaccccaaaaatgatCCCTCCCCCCACAAAAAGATTCTCCTGCTCAttgagcccccccagacccccaaaatcatcactgaattcccctccagacccccaaaatcatccccaaatcctccccaggcCCCATAAATCCCCCCGACTCtcaaaatcatccccaaatcccccccagatcccccaaaattcccccaaatttccctccctgACCCCCAAAACtctcccaaaactcccccctaaaccccccagaccccccaaatcccccccaaaactcccccaaatccctctcagacccccaaaattccctcaagtttcccccaaacccctcccagaccccaaaactcccccccaaatccccccaagacccccaaaatttccccaaatttccctcccagacccccaaaactcccccaaatccccctcagacccccaaaattccacaaaaacccccaaatttccccccccaaaccccccagactctcaaaatcatccccaaatccctcccagacccccaaaattcccctgaATTTCCTtcccagaccccaaaattccccacaATTTCcctcccagacccccaaaaccccccaaattcccccaaattccccaaaattcccccaaatttccccaaaattcccccaaatttccccaaatttcccccaaaattcccccaaattcccccaaatttccctcccagacccccaaaattccccaaattcccccaaatttccccgaATTTCCCCTCTCACGCTCTCGGCCGCCTCCCTGAGTGCGTCCCAGCGCAGCCTCGGCAGCAGCCGCGCCACGAACGCCGCGTTGAACGGCACCGGCCGCACCTGCACCTCCACAGCCTGCCCCGGTAATTAACCAGCGTTAATTCATTAATTGGGGCTCATTAATTAACAGGGGGTTCATAAATCGGGGGGTCGTTACCCGGGGGTTCGTTAGTTCGGGGTTAATTGTTTGGTGGTTGGTTAATCTGGGTTCATCGGGGGTTGGTTGTTTGGGGGTTGATTAATTTGGGTTAATTGGGGGTTAATTAGTTGGTGTTAATTAATTGGGTTAATGGGGGTTCATAAATCGGGGGGTCGTTACTCGGGGGTTCGTTAGTTCGGGGTGATTCGGGGTTAATTGTTTGGTGGTTGGTTAATTTGGGTTAATTGGGGTTAATTAATTTGGGTTAATTGGGGGTTAATTAGCTGGTGTTAATTAATTTGGGTTAATCGGGGGTTAATAAGCTGGTGTTAATTAATTTGGGTTAATTGGGGGTTAATTGGTGGTTAATTAATTTGGGTTAATTGGGGGTAAATTAGCTGGTGTTAATTAATTTGGAGTTAATTGGGGGTTGGTTAGTTGGGGGTTTGTTAATTTGGGTTAATGGAGGGTTAATTATTTGGTGGTTAATTAGCTTGGGTTAACTTGGGGTTAGTTAACCGGGGGTTAATTAACCAGGGGTTAATTAACTGTGTGCTAATTAACGGTGTGTTAATTAACTGTGTGTTAATTAACTGGGTGTTAATTAATTTGAGGTTAATTAATTGGGGACAGGGAGGTTGATGAGGGGGACAATGAGAGATGGGCGGGGCTTCCCCGGGTAATTAACGGGGTTAATTAATGAGGGCAATTAACGGGGAATTAACGGGGGGAGAACGGGGGGAACCGAACTGGGGAGGATCTGGGACAGGAACTGGGACAGGAACTGGGGGAACTgagagggactgggggaactgggataactgggactgggggaactgggagggactggggaggaactgggataactgggactgggggaactgggagggactggggggaactgggataactgggactgggggaactgggagggactggggggaactgggataactgggactgggggaactgggagggactggggaggaactgggataactgggactgggggaactgggagggactggggggaactgggataactgggactgggggaactgggagggactggggggaactgggacagGAACTGGGATAACAggaactgggataactggggggaactgggataactggggaggaactgggagggactgggggaactgggataactgggacaggaactgggataactgggacaggaactgggataactggggaggaactgggataactgggggaactgggataactgggggaactgggataacgggaactgggataactgggacaggaactgggataactggggggaactgggacagGAACTGGGATAACGggaactgggataactggggggaactgggataacagggacaggaactgggataactggggaggaactgggataactggggaggaactgggataactgggggaactgggataacgggaactgggataactgggacaggaactgggataactggggggaactgggacagGAATTAGGATAACGggaactgggataactggggggaactgggataaCAGGACAGGAACCCCGGGGGAACGGGAGAGGAACGGAGGCACCGGGAGCGGGGAAAGCGGCGGGGCCGGTCCGGGGCCCGGGGGAGCCGCGCTGGCCCCtcccggtggtcccgggggtgtcccgggggtgtcccgggggtgtcccggggggtctcgggggtgtcccaggggtgtcccggtggtcccgggggtgtcccgggggtgtccctgggatctcaggggtgtcccggggctgtcccggtggtcccgggggtgtcccggggctgtcccggggatctcgggggtgtcccggggggtgtcccggggctgtcccggggctgtcccggggctcTCCCGGTTCCCACCTCGATCCGCAGGGGGAAGCCGCCCCCGGGCCGCAGCCCCGGCACGTGAGAGCTCAGCAGGTTGTGGGTCAGCAGCTTCATGGCGACGCTTCCGCTTCCGGTGCGTCACTTCCGGGAAGGAACGGTTACCGTGGCAACGGAGCAGGGCCCCTCTTAAAGGGGCCGTACCGCCAATTTCCCATCCTGCCCCCGGAGGTCagaaccccctccccaaattccccagggaccccccaaagccctcagggctcctcacagcaccgaGACCCTTCCTGGGGTGACCCCGCCCCTTCTCTTTTGGGGGTCCCCACTCACCCAGAGGATCCCAGCCCCCATTTCGGGCTcggttttccccattttttgggtcTTTAACCCCTCAACAGCCTCCTGctgacccccaaacccccaaatcccaccccaggaccctccTTCAGGCCCCCAAATACAACCCCCCCTCATTTTGGGGTGTCCTTTCCCCTCTTTTgactcccccaaattcccaattcccttctccccctcATTTTGGGGCGTTCCCAGGGGTCTgtgacacccccaaatcctgaggAGGGGGTGAACCAGACCCccttaaaacagaaacaaaagcaggGGCACAAATGCAGCTCATTTATTCCATATTTGAGGGGAACCCCAAgaagaaaaacccccaaaacagagcaggagtgaaaaaaacccccccaaactccaGAGCGGGGAGAGGAACCGGGATGAGAACCCAAAAAATCGAGTGAGGGGAGCCGAGTGTGAGACCCCCACCCAAAATGGGGGTCCTGAAGCTGCCgcgggaggggctgggggggtttttggggggtttttggggttttttggggggtcacTGACGGACGTAGGGGAAGCTGAGCAGGAGCCCCTCGTAGCCCCCCACCCTGAGggtctccagctgcagctcggGGTTGCCGGCGGCCACGGGGCCGGTGCTGTAGCGCAGGGTGGCCAcgctgggcagggaggggtcctggggttCTCTTTTGATGGAAAAAGGTTTGAGTTGGGTCCCGTGAGGGTTCAGCACCAGCAGGAATCGCTCGCTCTGGTCCCAGCGCCGCAGAACCGCGATGGCGGCGCCGGCGCTCACGGCCTGAgcctcccccagcagcagcgAGCGCTCGCGGGGCCGCAGCGACGACAgcgcctggcacagctccagagcagcgAGGGGCTGcaattggggaggggtcaggggggtcagGAGGGGTCGGGGGGGCCAGGGGGGGTCGGGGGATCCCCAAAATGTGACCccatttggggggggggggctgaGGAACCAGCGGGTGGCGTTgcccttttaaaaatgtgttacCCTTTTAAGGGTGCGTTGCCCTTTTAAGGGTGCATTGCCCTTTTAAGAGGGCACCATGTGGGGCCCACCCTATAAAGAAACTCCTgaatcccccccagaccccgaaaattatccccaaatccctcccagacccccaaaaccatcccccaaatccctcccagacCTTCAAAATCATCCTCAAAgccaccccagaccccaaaattatccccaaatccctcccagacCTTCAAAATCACCCCAAGATTCTCCCCAGACTCTCAAAATtccaccccagacccccaaaattgtcccaaatttccctcccagatcctcaaatcccccccaagaccccccaaatgCCCCGCCCCGAGATCGCCATAAAAGGCAGCAAAGCCACGCCCCTGATGGGCCACGCCCCAttaagccccgcccaccccgAGTGTCAATCACAGCCTCAGGCCCCGCCCACCCCGAGTGTCAATCACAGCCTCAGGCCCCGCCCACCCCTAGTGTCAATCACAGCCTCAGGCCCCGCCCACCCCGAGTGTCAATCAGTCTCAGGCCCCGCCCACCCCCGAGTGTCAATCACAGCCTCAGGCCCCGCCCACCCCGAGTGTCAATCACAGCCTCAGGCTCCGCCCACCTCGGTGTCGTTCTCGCCGTTTTTGATTCCCTCGGCGATTTCCCACGGCATCGGCTCCAGCTGGGGCAAAACCCGCGGAAATTGGGTCAGGagatcaccccaaaacacccccagccccccaaaatccctcaaacccctccccaaaccccaaaatccctcaaatccctcccaaaacccctccccagcaccccaaaatcccccccaaaaccgtcccagccccccaaaacccccccaaaactgtcccagctcccaaaacccctcaaacccctccccaaaacctccccagctcccaaaacccctccccaaaacccaccccaacgccccaaaccccccaaaacccctccccagcaccccaaaaaccctaaaacccctccccaaaaccccccagccctccaaaacccctccccagcaccccaaaaaccctaaaacccctccccaaaacccaccccaacaccccaaaccccccaaaatccctcagacccctccccaaaacccagctccagccccccaaaatcccccaaacccatctccagccccccaaaacccatctccagcccccccaaaatcccccaaacccatctccagcccccccaaacccatctccagcccccccaaaatccccaaaacccatctccagcccccccaaaatcccccaaatcctgccagGACCCCCCGGATTCCCTTTCCCGGCACCTCCTCGTTGATGGGGcgcctctgcagcagcagctcgtCCCCGTAGCTCAGcacgggggtcccggggagcccccagaccagcagcagctgctgcagccgcAGTTTGGGGCTCACCCAGGTCTCCCATGGGGACCCCACCTGTGGGGACAGCGGCCGAgtcacccccgggacccccaaaagctGCGTGGGTGCCCCAAAAAATgggagggggctttgggggtgggggtttgggggggagtTGGGGGGTTCCAGGGGGGTTTAGGGGtgggctggggggtcccaggggggtttaggggtgggctgggggtgccagggagggattttgggggtgggctgggggtcccggggcggattttgggggggtctagGGGTGGTCTGGGGGGCCTGGGGGGTTTaggggtgggctgggggtgccaaggggggattttggggggtttaggGGTGGGCTGGAGGTGCCAGGCGGGTTTAcaggagggctgggggtgccagggggggattttggggggtttagggggaagctggggggtcccaggggggtttaGGGGAGGTCTGGGAGTGccagggggggattttggggggtttagggggaagttgggggggtcccaggggggtttaggggagggctgggggtgccagggggggattttggggtgccagggaggttttgggggatgcCAAGGAGGTTTTAGGGGtgccagggaggttttgggggtgctACGGACGATTTTTGGAAATGCCTGAaagttttttgggggttccaggcaaGTTTTTAGGGGtgccagggaggttttggggatgccagggaggTTTTCGGGATTGCAGGGAAGTTTTTGGGGGTGCCAAGGAGGTTTTTGGAGtgccagggaggtttggggatGCCAGGCAGGTTTCTGGGGGTTccaggggaggttttggggggttccaggcagattttgggggttccaggcaggtttttggggttccaggcaggtttttggggttccaagcaggtttttggggtgccagaCTCacgctccagcccagccccacggAGGAGGAGTTGGGGGAGTTGAGGAAGCTGAGGAGGTCCCTGATGGCTCCTTCGGGGGATTCGGCCTCGGGTTTGGGCTCCAGGGGTCTCAGGAAGGGCCCCACCAGCAGCTGCGGCCCCTGGGGGTCCCGCGGAACCTTCCAGGGCTCCTCCAGCCGCGTGCCCCCCACCAGCACCCTGGAAACGGGACAGCGTCAGGGgagcaccccaaaaacgggcAGGGGGATCAGGgagcaccccaaaaacgggggggggggggagcaaccccagcaccccaaaaacgggcAGGGGGATCAGGgagcaccccaaaaacggggggGGAGCaaccccagcaccccaaaaaatGGTCAGGGGGATCAGGgagcaccccaaaaacggggggGAGAGATCAGGGGAAcgcccccagcaccccaaaaactgagaggggagcagggcagcacCCCAAAAAAGGCCAAGGATCAGGATAgtgcccccagcaccccaaaaatggggggggAGCAGTGGAGCACCCTAAAAATGGgggtggaggagcaggggagCGCCCCCAACACCCAGAAAACAAGCAGGGGGATTGGGgagcaccccaaaaacgggcAGGGGGATCagggaacaccccaaaaacaggcAGGGGGATCAAGGgagcaccccaaaaacgggcAGGGGGATCAAGGgagcaccccaaaaatggggtttggAAGGAGCCCAAAGCAGGGGGGGGTCAGTGCTGGGATGGGGGGGAGCAGATTTGGGGGGGCTCAgtgagttttgggggggggggggtcagaCCTGGCCACGCCGCTGGGGCTGGGCTGATGCTCCGTCAGGTTCCTCCACTGGGCCACCACATCgggctggggggacatgggggggtcacccagagcccccccaaacaCTGGGGGGtcacccagagccccccaaaacccctccccaattcaTGGTgtgtccccccctcccctcaccGGCAGCTCCTCGATGCCGTCCAGGAAGATTCCAGCAATGTCCTCCTTCAGCCAATGGCTCAGGGCAGCCTGAGGGGGCacggggggggtcagggggggctcccccagccccccactcccaccccagggctcccccagccccccactcccaccccagggcccccccagacccacctGGACCTGCTGGTGCACGTCCTTGTCGTTGGCCGCAGCCCCCCAGACTTGATCCtcggagggatttggggtcaggtcCACGATCACCTTCAgtgctgggggaggggagggaaaatgggggggtcagggcacccccaaacccccccagcaTCACAGAACCCCCCCACAATTACTGGGGATCCCCCTCCAAACACCCAACCCTGAGAACCCCCAAATTCAGCCCCCACCCTGCCACATTCTCAGCCCTTTAATCCCCCCCCCATCCAATtctgggggtgtcccccccACTTCTGTGCCCCCACATTAAATTCCACgctccccctcccccaaattTAGGCTCTCACCCCACTCTGCCTCCCCCCATCCATCATTTcaccccaattttggggttcctcTCCACTGTATCCCCCCCCATCCCAGGTTTGGGGTCCCTctccccagttttggggtccctctccccagttttggggtccccctccccagttttggggtctcaccttCGCTCTTGGCCTCCTCCAGGAGGGCAGAGAAGTCCTGCatggtgcccagggctgggtcCAGCTCCTTCAGCGCGGGGATTTTGGCTCCTGGAGCTTTTGGGGGGTACAGGGGGCCCAGCACCACCCCCCCCATCTGCAGCTTGTCCCTCAGGTACCCCAAACGTTTCTCCAcacctggaggaggaaaaaagaaaggggctgaaccccaaatctgacccgacaGAGCAAccccaacaccccaaaatccccccctgaGATCCCAAAACTGACCCAGGGGTCCCAAAAAGTCCTCCCAGGATCCCACAGATCACCCCAGAGTTGGGGAAAGCTCCAAAATCCCCAAGATTTGGGGGCTCCCTCAGGTTTTGGGGAGCTCCAGAgatcccaaaactcccccaaagtGGGGGGGATGCCCCCAAATTGCTGAGTCACTTCCCCCCCAGGCCATTTtaagcagggatggggagtccTGTCTGATCCTGTGGCTGTTTTTGGGAATTCCTCCTGGGAATAAACCCCAGGACCCTCCTGACAGGTGCTGGGGGGCACTGAAATGaatctccccccaaaaaaccagccTTGGATTCCTTTTGGGGGTCCCTTAATGGGGCCTCCCCCCACTACAGGCTCCCAGGGGAGCCCCAAACCCTCCCGGGATCCCcccaaaactttaaaaaacatcacaaacctccccaaatcccggcTGGAGACTCCCTGAACTCCCTCTAGGGACCCCCAAACTTCCCAGGGCCACCACAGGACCCCTCAAACTTCTcaagacccccccaaacccttcacGGGACCAACCCCTCACCTTTCAGGTTCCCCCCGAAGGCTTTTGGGGGTGCTCTGTAGAGCGCCCCGAGCTCCCACCAGGCTTTggagggcaggggctggcagcGAGGGGCCTGGGCCACGATGGCAGCAGCGGCTCCCAACATCCCGAGCCAGCCCAGCCAAAACAGCACGAGCAGAACCATCCGGGCCCGGGCCCAGGGCGCCGTCCCGgcctccctcagcagctcctctttGCCCAAGCCCGTGAATTTGGGGCTCCCCGAAGCTTCGGCTCCCCCTAAAGCcgcttcttcctcttcttcgGGGGGGATTTTCATCACCAGCCCGTTCTTCTCGCTGCCCGGCTGCGATTCCGGGGGCGGGATGGGGTCGCGGTGGGGACGGGGCCGCTGCGGCTCCGCCTCGGCCGCCGCCATCGGCTCCTTCTCGGCCTCCAGCGCCGACAGCTCCAGATCCCGCGGCGGCGACTCGGGCTCCATCTGCCCGATAAATCACATCCCAAAATATTCAGGGATATCCCCCCCGCTGCCTCAGGGAACCCCAAAAGGGTTCGGGAGGGGTTGgaccttcccccccccccaaacgCCCTCAAGGGGGACTTTGAACCCCAACTTTGCCCCTTCAAGAGATCCCAAGGTGCGGCTcgcaccccaaaacctctccgGTATCCCCCTAAAATGCTCTTAGAAGAGGTTTCAAGCTCCTCTTGGGCATAAAAACCCccgggggaccccaaaaccgtcACAAGGGCCCCCAGAAGGCCCCGAAGTCTTTCAAGGTCTCGCGGCCTCCCCCAGCGCCTTCACGGGGCCCCTCCTTGAACACCCAAATCTGCCCTTGCAGGGGGATCTCGAGCCCCTCCCGCGCACTTCAGGAACCCCTGGGCACCCCGATATTCTCACGGGGAAGCCAAAATTTGCTGCCGCACCCCAGAAATTCCCCCCGGAGCCCCGCACCCCCTCAGGGCCGCCACTACCTCCGCGCGATCCTCGTGACGGGAGTGGGACGCCCGGCTCAGCCTTTTATACCCGGCccaagccacgcccaccccgGCGGTGGCCACGCCCCCGGCGCCGCTGAGGCGCCCGGCCCGGGTGGATCAAAGGCCACGAGGCTGGGGGGGGGGAACCGGACACGGCCCGGGGCGAACGGGGCGGGACCGAGCCCCGGAGGGCGCATTTTGGAGTCTCTGACTCCCATCACGCTTCAGCGGGACGCCACTTATGGGGGGCGCGCCCGTTTTCTTCTCCCGGAGGGTTCTCGACACCCCCGTCCTTTTCGGGGTCCCCCCCATGCGCCGCCATTTTGCTGCACCCCCAAGCAGCCGCCATTTTGCTCTTAGGACGGTCTCTATTCATCTCCGCTGGGCGCCTCCATTTTGTTGTACCCCGGGGGTGCGCTATTTACGGAGTCCCCCATCCGGCGGCCCTCACGGGGCCTCCTCACCGGCAGCCGCGTAGGAAGATCCCCGGTGCCTCCTCCGGAGGTTTCCAGCCCTTTGTGGCGGGACAGGACGGCGCCACAATCACCCCGCTCCCACCTCCGCGCCCATAATGGTTCATCCCACAGCGCCCTCACGGTCCCGCCTAAACCTCAGCCAATCAGCGCCGCGCTCCGCCGGAAGTAGCCGAGCGCCGGAAGCGTCGCTATGGCAACGAGCGGAAGTCCCGCTCTCTCCCGGAAGTGGCGGCGCGGCCATGGGCGCCTCGAAGAAGCAccgggagcgcggcggggccgAGGCAGCCGAGGAGGCTCCGGGAGCGGCCGGGACGGGCGGAGGCGGCAgcgcggggcggccccgcgaGCACCGCAAACATCGGCACcgcggcggggagcggcgggggaAGCGCAGCCGCTCCCGGGGGGAGCGCGGGGGCTCCGGGGGAGGCTCCGGTTCCTCCCGGCGCGGAGGCCCTGAGGAGCCCGGGAGGAGCGGCCATGGCCGGGGAGGCTCCGAGAACGAGCGGAGAGccaagagggagaggaaggaggagcgggaggagccCGGTGAGGgcggggggggatttggggggtgttaaagaggattttggggggcctaaaggagaattttgggggttaAAAGAGAATTTGGGGGGTTGAAGGGGATTCTGGGGGGGTTAAAGAAGAATTTTGGGGGGCTTAAAGGACAATTTCAGGGGGTTAAAGCGGATTTTAGGGGCTTAAatgagaattttgtggggttaaaggggaattttggggggcttaaagatgattttggggggttaAAAGTGATTTTGAGGGGTTAAAGGAGAATTTCAGAGCATT
This portion of the Poecile atricapillus isolate bPoeAtr1 unplaced genomic scaffold, bPoeAtr1.hap1 scaffold_212, whole genome shotgun sequence genome encodes:
- the LOC131574288 gene encoding multifunctional methyltransferase subunit TRM112-like protein gives rise to the protein MKLLTHNLLSSHVPGLRPGGGFPLRIEAVEVQVRPVPFNAAFVARLLPRLRWDALREAAESLGRPSELPPEPLPNSESDEEFLRRVHHVLLEVEVLEGSLQCPDSGRRFPISKGVPNLLLSEDEA
- the LOC131574284 gene encoding 4F2 cell-surface antigen heavy chain-like produces the protein MEPESPPRDLELSALEAEKEPMAAAEAEPQRPRPHRDPIPPPESQPGSEKNGLVMKIPPEEEEEAALGGAEASGSPKFTGLGKEELLREAGTAPWARARMVLLVLFWLGWLGMLGAAAAIVAQAPRCQPLPSKAWWELGALYRAPPKAFGGNLKGVEKRLGYLRDKLQMGGVVLGPLYPPKAPGAKIPALKELDPALGTMQDFSALLEEAKSEALKVIVDLTPNPSEDQVWGAAANDKDVHQQVQAALSHWLKEDIAGIFLDGIEELPPDVVAQWRNLTEHQPSPSGVARVLVGGTRLEEPWKVPRDPQGPQLLVGPFLRPLEPKPEAESPEGAIRDLLSFLNSPNSSSVGLGWSVGSPWETWVSPKLRLQQLLLVWGLPGTPVLSYGDELLLQRRPINEELEPMPWEIAEGIKNGENDTEPLAALELCQALSSLRPRERSLLLGEAQAVSAGAAIAVLRRWDQSERFLLVLNPHGTQLKPFSIKREPQDPSLPSVATLRYSTGPVAAGNPELQLETLRVGGYEGLLLSFPYVRQ